Proteins from a single region of Bacteroidota bacterium:
- a CDS encoding GNAT family N-acetyltransferase: protein MNKELLLQHRIEFLSTHRGSKKSVDGIEYIDSDDARYKLAFPSSLEKCYEVPDEFKICLPDWVTADLNLPHRKLLRSITFMTLKVYIPGPHTNKDIVVKIASSAEELEDFTIAQTEGFYGSSPEYQKKLEWLRKKNLMNFKNPNHLYLTAYYNDKPTGAALSIIYENIIGINMLATIPEFREKGISTKIIKFVSDYAKENKIPTVTLQVDTDSYAHSFYLHHGFENIFKCREYIYEI from the coding sequence ATGAATAAAGAGTTACTGCTGCAGCATCGTATTGAATTTCTTTCAACTCACAGAGGGAGTAAAAAATCGGTTGATGGAATCGAATACATTGATAGTGACGATGCAAGATACAAGCTTGCCTTCCCTTCTTCCCTGGAAAAATGTTACGAAGTTCCTGATGAATTTAAAATTTGTTTACCTGATTGGGTTACCGCAGATTTAAATTTACCTCATAGAAAACTCCTAAGGTCAATAACTTTTATGACTTTGAAAGTATATATTCCGGGTCCCCATACCAATAAGGACATAGTGGTAAAAATTGCAAGCTCAGCTGAAGAACTTGAAGACTTTACAATTGCACAGACAGAAGGATTTTATGGCAGCTCACCTGAATATCAGAAAAAACTTGAATGGCTGAGAAAGAAAAACTTAATGAATTTTAAGAATCCAAATCATTTATATCTGACTGCTTATTACAACGATAAACCTACTGGTGCGGCATTAAGTATTATATATGAAAATATAATTGGAATAAACATGCTTGCAACAATTCCGGAGTTCAGGGAAAAAGGTATTAGTACAAAAATTATTAAGTTTGTGTCGGATTATGCAAAGGAAAATAAAATTCCGACAGTAACTTTACAGGTTGATACTGATTCCTATGCGCACAGTTTTTATTTACATCACGGATTTGAAAATATTTTTAAATGCAGAGAGTATATTTATGAAATTTAA